Proteins encoded by one window of Methylosinus sp. PW1:
- a CDS encoding DUF6682 family protein, protein MTVIPSDIFSRAKIVLQDEGSTRWPLAEMRLWFNDALREISLVKPTAFAKPVITLMGVGSYQKIDGQYTGILRITTNLKTVTESPRDPGLSIKTVDKDMLDAQTPYWQDQVKTRKARVVRNVAFDQNDPNAFWVYPPNDGTGVVDVIVSRVHPGVAEIVSPANPELLSNYSTPITDINDVYENIIVDYILYRSFSKDAQFAGSAARAAAYYSQFMNALNVSIANDANRNLNVKPAQENRA, encoded by the coding sequence GTGACGGTAATCCCGAGCGACATTTTCAGCCGGGCCAAGATCGTGCTGCAAGACGAGGGCAGCACGAGATGGCCGCTGGCTGAAATGCGCTTGTGGTTCAACGACGCGCTCAGAGAAATCTCCCTGGTGAAGCCGACTGCGTTCGCCAAGCCAGTCATCACTCTTATGGGCGTCGGCTCGTATCAGAAGATCGACGGCCAATATACTGGCATTCTGCGCATCACGACGAATTTGAAAACCGTTACGGAGTCGCCGCGCGATCCTGGACTTTCGATCAAGACGGTCGATAAGGACATGCTAGACGCTCAGACGCCATATTGGCAGGATCAGGTGAAGACGCGGAAGGCTCGCGTGGTTCGCAATGTCGCGTTCGACCAGAACGATCCGAACGCATTCTGGGTCTATCCGCCGAATGATGGGACCGGCGTCGTCGATGTAATCGTGTCGCGCGTCCATCCTGGCGTCGCCGAGATCGTATCGCCGGCCAATCCAGAGCTGCTCTCAAATTATTCGACGCCGATCACTGACATCAACGATGTCTACGAGAACATCATCGTCGATTACATCCTCTATCGGTCCTTCTCTAAGGACGCTCAGTTCGCAGGCAGTGCGGCTCGCGCGGCGGCATACTACAGCCAGTTCATGAACGCGCTCAACGTGAGCATCGCGAATGACGCGAACCGCAATCTCAACGTCAAGCCAGCGCAGGAGAATAGAGCGTGA
- a CDS encoding N4-gp56 family major capsid protein, protein MTATVIPFGDPKAQKRWSAFLSVEQNKKSYFTRKFIGEEANSIIQRKTELESDAGDRVSFDLSVLLRGKPTAGDNRVKGKEENLRFYTDEVAIDQLRHPVSAGGKMSRKRTSHDLRKVARDRLSDYWSQYIDEMHFMYLAGARGINQDFIEDTDYTGHAGNALQAPDAQHIIYGGVATSKASLASTDKFTKGVVEKAVIASTMMRALDPNAANMLPVTVNGEPHYVCLMTPFQEYDLRTADTTGWLEIQKAAAAAEGRKNPIFQGGLGMINNVVLHSHASVIRYSDYGAGANVAAARALFLGRQAGVVAYGTAGGLRFTWKEEMDDYGNEPTVVAGTIIGVKKTRFNSRDFGVIAIDTAAASPN, encoded by the coding sequence ATGACCGCAACAGTCATTCCTTTTGGCGACCCGAAGGCGCAGAAGCGCTGGAGCGCCTTTCTTTCCGTCGAGCAGAACAAGAAGAGCTATTTCACTCGGAAGTTCATCGGCGAGGAAGCAAACAGCATCATTCAGCGCAAGACGGAGCTGGAGTCGGACGCGGGCGATCGTGTGTCGTTCGACCTCTCCGTTCTGCTGCGCGGAAAGCCCACAGCCGGCGACAATCGAGTGAAGGGCAAGGAGGAAAACCTCCGCTTCTACACCGATGAAGTCGCGATTGACCAGCTCCGTCACCCGGTCTCGGCCGGCGGCAAGATGTCCCGCAAGCGCACGTCGCATGATCTTCGCAAGGTCGCGCGTGATCGCCTGTCCGATTATTGGTCGCAGTATATCGACGAGATGCACTTCATGTATCTCGCGGGCGCGCGCGGCATCAATCAGGACTTCATCGAGGACACCGACTACACTGGCCACGCGGGCAATGCGCTCCAGGCTCCTGATGCGCAGCACATCATCTACGGCGGCGTGGCCACGTCGAAGGCGTCGCTCGCCTCGACCGACAAGTTCACGAAGGGCGTCGTCGAGAAGGCGGTCATCGCCTCGACCATGATGCGCGCGCTCGATCCGAACGCGGCCAATATGCTGCCCGTCACCGTCAACGGCGAGCCTCATTACGTCTGCTTGATGACGCCGTTCCAGGAATACGATCTTCGCACGGCCGATACGACCGGGTGGCTCGAAATCCAGAAGGCGGCTGCGGCGGCCGAGGGTCGGAAGAACCCGATCTTCCAGGGCGGCCTCGGCATGATCAACAACGTCGTGCTGCATTCGCACGCGAGCGTCATCCGCTACAGCGACTACGGAGCCGGCGCGAACGTCGCCGCCGCGCGGGCGCTGTTCCTTGGCCGTCAGGCCGGCGTCGTCGCCTACGGCACGGCGGGCGGCCTGCGCTTCACCTGGAAGGAAGAGATGGACGACTACGGCAACGAGCCGACCGTCGTCGCCGGCACGATCATCGGCGTGAAGAAGACGCGCTTCAACAGCCGCGACTTCGGCGTCATCGCCATCGACACCGCCGCAGCGTCGCCGAATTGA
- a CDS encoding KTSC domain-containing protein — protein sequence MSFTKVKSSMISEVAYDEAAAVMHVKFPNGKQYSYFGVTPKQHQELMKAESIGKHFGAHVRGKFEHKMVEAAK from the coding sequence ATGAGTTTCACGAAGGTCAAGTCGTCGATGATTTCCGAGGTCGCATATGACGAAGCGGCGGCGGTGATGCACGTCAAGTTTCCGAACGGAAAGCAATACAGCTATTTCGGCGTGACGCCGAAGCAGCACCAGGAACTCATGAAAGCCGAGTCGATCGGCAAGCACTTCGGCGCGCACGTTCGCGGGAAGTTCGAGCACAAGATGGTGGAGGCTGCGAAGTGA
- a CDS encoding terminase small subunit, translated as MAAKSTNNKHELNARQRAFIEEYLIDLNATQAYIRAGYSARGNAAEVSAAKLLRHPQVSKRIEERKNELQVRTEVTQERVLKELSRLAFFDIGKAFTEEGTLRPIHEIDEDTRRALMGLDVLQVTEDGQLVGTMKKVKLANKIDAIDKLMKHLGMFSPVRVKFDDPLSVLVKQVQGSSFKPTGQTQQSSEQSVTASAESVAERALREAATTGASFMSIFPGAAMEDDDG; from the coding sequence ATGGCCGCCAAATCGACCAACAACAAGCATGAACTCAACGCAAGGCAGAGAGCCTTCATTGAGGAATACTTGATCGATTTGAATGCCACTCAAGCTTATATTCGCGCTGGTTATTCGGCGAGAGGGAACGCTGCGGAAGTAAGTGCGGCGAAGCTGCTAAGACATCCTCAGGTATCAAAGCGTATCGAAGAACGTAAGAACGAACTGCAAGTTCGAACCGAGGTTACTCAAGAGAGAGTGCTGAAGGAACTTTCTCGACTTGCATTCTTCGACATCGGAAAAGCCTTCACTGAGGAAGGAACGCTTCGCCCTATTCACGAGATCGACGAAGATACTCGTCGCGCGCTCATGGGTCTCGATGTTCTACAGGTGACGGAAGACGGGCAGCTCGTCGGCACGATGAAGAAGGTCAAGCTGGCGAACAAGATAGACGCGATCGACAAGCTGATGAAGCACCTGGGCATGTTCAGCCCGGTCCGCGTCAAGTTCGACGATCCTCTCTCAGTGCTCGTCAAACAGGTGCAGGGCTCGTCTTTCAAGCCGACTGGGCAGACGCAGCAGTCGAGCGAACAGAGCGTGACAGCGAGCGCGGAGAGCGTCGCCGAGCGAGCGCTGCGTGAAGCAGCTACGACCGGCGCGAGCTTCATGTCGATCTTCCCAGGCGCGGCGATGGAGGACGACGATGGCTGA
- a CDS encoding DUF2786 domain-containing protein has product MDDRKKLIDRIKALMSKTTENGCTEAEAMIALEKARKLMDEHDIASADVTFDGEKPGEGCVDHSRRDRIPFNLAENIAQFCNCRAWHTHRRHDAQATTTFFGLESDVMFAKFLLSTLSQFVRSAADDYMKERKKTGDRGASIQARNGFIFGCCNRINIRLRAMKAASDAASPIVGGTALVVVKNALVEQAYAELNMKLKKAHESKATLDPMAFISGSKAGDGATIGRPIEDNSQPVLMIGRVG; this is encoded by the coding sequence ATGGATGACCGCAAGAAGCTCATTGATCGCATCAAAGCGCTCATGTCCAAGACGACCGAGAACGGCTGCACGGAAGCTGAAGCGATGATCGCGCTGGAGAAGGCGCGCAAGCTCATGGACGAGCACGATATCGCCAGTGCCGATGTGACGTTCGACGGCGAGAAGCCCGGCGAAGGATGTGTCGATCACAGCCGGCGCGATAGAATACCGTTCAATCTAGCCGAGAACATCGCGCAATTCTGCAATTGCCGCGCGTGGCATACGCATCGACGCCACGATGCTCAGGCGACGACGACGTTCTTCGGCTTGGAAAGCGATGTCATGTTCGCCAAGTTTTTGCTTTCCACGCTTTCTCAGTTCGTGAGAAGCGCCGCTGACGATTACATGAAGGAGCGGAAGAAGACCGGAGATCGCGGCGCATCTATCCAGGCCCGCAATGGCTTCATCTTCGGCTGCTGCAATCGCATCAACATTCGCCTGCGCGCGATGAAAGCGGCGTCAGACGCCGCCTCGCCGATCGTCGGCGGAACGGCGCTCGTCGTCGTCAAGAATGCGCTCGTCGAGCAAGCCTACGCCGAGCTGAATATGAAGCTCAAGAAGGCGCACGAGAGCAAGGCGACGCTCGATCCGATGGCTTTCATCTCTGGCTCGAAGGCTGGCGACGGAGCGACGATTGGCCGTCCGATCGAAGACAATTCGCAGCCCGTGTTGATGATCGGGAGGGTGGGATGA
- a CDS encoding ParB/RepB/Spo0J family partition protein: MEADAGRQGCRLCAPQRRKNRIMADLKSIAESRGTFLNFDPRKIKIKPDLNARDLNTDDNREHIEWLADSIAMEGVKQPLVIFSEGDDVFVSDGHCRLTATMLAIERGANIKTVPCIPEQRGTNDVDRILSQNLFNSGKRLTPIEQGVNFRRAMALDGSLTVADIARRVGKTAQYVAFIIDFQAAPAEVHNMVKDGEVSASLAARVIREDGAEEGAKKLRKARDAAKEEGKARVTPKSIEPEDALWADLRTVVGRKRPSGLSDDAVRAAIDALRWQ, translated from the coding sequence GTGGAAGCTGACGCAGGTCGGCAAGGATGTCGTCTTTGCGCTCCACAAAGAAGAAAGAACCGGATCATGGCTGACCTGAAATCCATCGCAGAGTCGCGCGGCACGTTCCTCAACTTCGATCCGCGCAAGATCAAGATCAAACCCGATCTCAATGCGCGCGATCTCAATACCGACGACAACCGCGAGCACATCGAATGGTTGGCTGATAGCATCGCCATGGAAGGCGTCAAACAGCCTCTCGTGATCTTCTCGGAAGGCGACGACGTTTTCGTGTCCGATGGCCATTGCCGACTGACCGCGACGATGCTTGCGATCGAGCGTGGCGCAAACATCAAAACCGTTCCGTGCATTCCCGAGCAGCGCGGAACGAACGATGTCGATCGCATCCTCTCGCAAAACCTCTTCAACAGCGGCAAGCGACTGACGCCGATCGAGCAGGGCGTGAATTTCCGCAGAGCCATGGCGCTTGACGGCTCTTTGACGGTTGCCGATATCGCGAGGCGGGTCGGAAAGACGGCGCAATATGTGGCGTTCATCATCGACTTCCAGGCCGCCCCGGCCGAAGTTCACAACATGGTGAAAGACGGCGAGGTCAGCGCTTCGCTGGCGGCGCGCGTGATCCGCGAAGACGGCGCGGAGGAGGGCGCGAAGAAGCTCCGCAAGGCGCGCGACGCGGCCAAGGAGGAAGGTAAGGCGCGTGTCACGCCGAAGTCCATCGAGCCAGAGGATGCGCTGTGGGCGGATCTGCGCACGGTCGTCGGACGGAAGCGCCCCTCTGGCTTGTCGGATGATGCGGTGCGCGCGGCGATCGATGCTCTGAGGTGGCAGTGA
- a CDS encoding DUF3987 domain-containing protein, with the protein MLDDDDVFDPLQYAPPTSALDELRAIPHWVSWKYFLRPGTTKPTKPPVDPNTGGAGSHSDPKTWAAYEKACWRTRFSRLAGVGFVLTDGDGLTGIDLDACRNAETGELEPWAAEIIELAETYAEVSPSGTGVRLLARGKVTSATKCDAAHVEIYGSLRYLTITGNHIDETPEDIRPAPQTIEQLLARVAAHTPKAVTSEQGNQPKHQQIVRPRGGDHRRENQPQSDGKSFFRAVNERALANLDLWVTAIFPSAKFQPSTGAFRVTSKSLGRQLQEDIALAPTGIVDFGVADMGDPQQGKRTAIDMAMEWGGAEDATAAAKWLCDKLGVTAEALGWRDEDAAIAELAAQLGRTLVEDEDGTLHDPETGEVFERPAMSAAARMDERLTRPPGLIGEIVDWICATSRRPNRALALGPAIATVGAICGRYWAGPTRSGTNFYLALLAPTGADKEHLVRSPGRMLEAIGLSALIGPKEFMSQTAIQAHVLDTPVSLCAQDEFGAFMARVHAKRASSFERGISKELRELWGLNFNSTTTAAYASRKASHIYAASLTILGASNPDEFWAAFEGADILNGFLNRFLMLEMDDRPPPKKPELADPSIVPSSIIAGLLALHAGGDGVESGTSAQCLSPEARASTWKPVIVDWESEAVERIWLEYEEEVIERHGQPGASERMPYYARAAQNAIRLATIQALARLGVGDPKVTAQDVKWGIEVAEFSAQTMLRGAGLYISETDHQKSANNVLRIITNKGGFASYRDISQALKSRLKSRDLQDVIKTLLDGGFIVEEVVKSGKGGHAVKKYRLGGGMD; encoded by the coding sequence ATGCTCGACGATGATGACGTTTTCGACCCGCTCCAATACGCGCCGCCGACTTCCGCGCTCGACGAGCTGCGCGCAATCCCACATTGGGTGAGCTGGAAATATTTCCTGCGTCCAGGCACGACGAAGCCGACGAAGCCGCCCGTCGATCCGAACACTGGCGGCGCAGGCTCGCACAGCGATCCGAAGACATGGGCGGCCTATGAGAAGGCGTGTTGGCGCACGCGCTTCTCGCGCCTCGCGGGCGTCGGCTTCGTCCTGACGGATGGCGACGGACTCACCGGCATCGATCTCGACGCCTGCAGGAACGCAGAGACCGGCGAGCTGGAGCCGTGGGCGGCCGAGATCATCGAGCTGGCGGAGACCTACGCCGAGGTCAGCCCGAGCGGCACAGGCGTCCGCCTCCTGGCCAGAGGGAAGGTCACGAGCGCGACGAAATGCGACGCCGCCCACGTCGAGATTTACGGCTCGCTGCGCTACCTGACGATCACCGGCAACCACATCGACGAGACGCCAGAGGACATCCGCCCTGCTCCGCAGACGATCGAGCAGCTGCTCGCGCGCGTCGCGGCGCACACTCCGAAGGCGGTGACTTCCGAGCAAGGAAATCAGCCAAAACATCAGCAAATCGTAAGGCCGAGAGGCGGTGACCACCGCAGAGAGAATCAGCCTCAAAGCGACGGCAAGAGCTTCTTCCGAGCAGTAAACGAGCGCGCGCTCGCCAATCTCGATCTTTGGGTGACGGCGATCTTCCCGAGCGCCAAATTCCAGCCGAGCACGGGCGCGTTCCGCGTCACATCGAAGTCGCTCGGCCGCCAACTCCAGGAAGACATCGCGCTCGCGCCGACCGGGATTGTCGATTTCGGCGTCGCCGACATGGGTGATCCGCAACAAGGAAAGCGCACAGCCATCGACATGGCGATGGAATGGGGCGGGGCCGAAGACGCTACCGCCGCCGCCAAATGGCTGTGCGACAAGCTCGGCGTGACGGCGGAAGCACTCGGCTGGCGCGACGAGGATGCGGCCATCGCAGAGCTTGCGGCGCAGCTCGGGCGAACGCTCGTCGAGGACGAGGATGGGACGCTCCATGACCCGGAGACCGGAGAGGTTTTCGAACGGCCAGCGATGAGCGCAGCGGCGCGCATGGACGAACGCCTGACGCGCCCGCCTGGGCTCATAGGCGAGATCGTCGATTGGATATGCGCGACCTCTCGCCGACCAAATAGGGCGCTCGCGCTCGGGCCGGCTATCGCCACGGTCGGAGCCATCTGCGGGCGATATTGGGCGGGGCCGACGCGATCAGGAACGAATTTCTATCTGGCGCTCCTCGCGCCGACCGGGGCCGACAAAGAGCACCTCGTGCGCTCGCCTGGGCGGATGCTGGAGGCGATCGGACTGAGCGCGCTTATCGGACCGAAGGAGTTCATGTCGCAGACGGCGATCCAGGCGCATGTGCTCGACACGCCCGTCAGCCTGTGCGCGCAGGATGAGTTCGGAGCGTTCATGGCGCGTGTTCACGCCAAGCGGGCGTCGTCATTCGAGCGCGGCATTTCGAAAGAGCTGCGCGAGCTGTGGGGCCTCAATTTCAACAGCACGACGACGGCAGCCTATGCCTCCCGGAAGGCGTCACATATCTACGCCGCGTCGCTGACGATCCTCGGCGCGAGCAACCCAGATGAATTCTGGGCGGCGTTCGAAGGGGCCGATATTCTAAACGGCTTCCTGAACCGTTTTCTCATGCTAGAAATGGACGATCGCCCGCCGCCGAAGAAGCCGGAGCTAGCCGATCCGAGCATCGTCCCGTCGAGCATCATCGCCGGGCTCCTGGCGCTCCATGCCGGCGGCGATGGCGTCGAGAGCGGAACGTCGGCACAGTGCCTATCGCCTGAAGCGCGGGCCTCGACCTGGAAGCCGGTAATCGTCGATTGGGAGAGCGAGGCCGTCGAGCGCATCTGGCTCGAATACGAGGAGGAGGTTATCGAGCGTCACGGCCAACCTGGGGCGTCAGAGCGAATGCCCTACTACGCGCGCGCCGCTCAGAACGCGATCCGGCTCGCGACGATCCAGGCGCTGGCCCGCCTCGGCGTCGGCGATCCGAAGGTGACGGCGCAGGATGTGAAGTGGGGCATAGAGGTTGCGGAGTTCTCGGCGCAAACGATGCTACGCGGAGCTGGCCTCTATATCAGCGAGACGGATCATCAAAAGAGCGCCAACAATGTGCTCAGAATCATCACGAATAAGGGCGGCTTCGCGAGCTATCGCGATATCTCTCAGGCGCTCAAGAGCCGTCTGAAATCTCGCGACTTGCAGGACGTGATAAAGACGCTACTCGACGGCGGGTTCATCGTCGAGGAAGTCGTCAAGAGCGGAAAGGGCGGACATGCGGTAAAAAAATACCGCCTTGGCGGCGGTATGGATTAG
- a CDS encoding DUF6511 domain-containing protein yields the protein MPPFIGYKSLSPSHSQVCCICRRRSDGIGVYLHDRRNPRIAWACDDHIELANKALKMPRKEFDTFETQAIEEAGYAAGQYLDTIGKTDLAQLEQHEWLKFCKTIVDAFGKDLCKKVASFDPPF from the coding sequence ATGCCTCCTTTCATCGGCTACAAATCACTGAGCCCGTCGCACTCGCAAGTTTGTTGCATATGCAGGCGGCGTAGCGATGGAATTGGCGTCTATCTGCACGATCGTCGAAACCCTCGCATCGCCTGGGCCTGCGACGATCATATCGAACTCGCTAACAAGGCGCTCAAAATGCCGCGCAAGGAATTTGACACGTTCGAGACTCAGGCGATCGAGGAGGCCGGCTACGCAGCCGGGCAGTATCTCGACACGATCGGCAAGACCGATCTCGCGCAGCTCGAACAACACGAATGGTTGAAATTCTGCAAAACAATCGTTGACGCCTTCGGCAAGGATTTGTGTAAAAAGGTGGCCTCGTTCGATCCTCCGTTCTAG
- a CDS encoding DEAD/DEAH box helicase yields the protein MALELRPYQREAIDALYSYWGGGGGNGLIVIPTGGGKSLIIAKLCQELLASYPDMRIGIVTHIQELVTQNASELLSVWNQAPIGIYSAGLNRRDLRSKILFMGIQSVYNKKIRLGDFDILIIDEAHLIPKSSDTMYGKFISDCLDSVPDMRIAGFTATPYRLDSGLLYGREDSIFEKIVYEAFVIDLINQGYLSPLISKATLSRIDTSGVHRRGGEFIQSEIEERARIPGVIESAIAEIIEYGSERNGWLLFCSGKQHAEDIVKEVVRHGISCDAVFGDTPKGCRLSIFNKFKAKRTKSLASVNVLSTGVNFPHVDMVSLLMDTLSTSKYVQIVGRAFRPVYATGYDLSTVAGRVAAIASGPKPNALILDFAGNVMRHGPVDAISPQRAGGGSSKSKAATEEDDTVKAKQCPQCRALVEPGTRICLCGFEWPAPPPRHEARAAENVPILTTEAAKPAEVEVESVTFSKHEKMGSVSTMRVTYHNEIRDYSQWICFEHDGKPKDMARMWWRKLGGQMPVPTTVDDAVARAPDELSRISSIIVRQTGRYQEVVLVKTTPGQNVVRQNAYQFTSKSMVLDDDIPF from the coding sequence ATGGCTCTTGAACTCAGACCATATCAGCGTGAGGCGATCGACGCGCTCTACTCCTATTGGGGAGGCGGTGGCGGGAATGGCTTGATCGTCATTCCGACCGGCGGCGGGAAATCGCTGATTATCGCCAAGCTTTGCCAGGAGCTTCTCGCGTCATATCCTGATATGAGAATTGGTATCGTAACTCATATACAGGAGCTTGTGACACAGAATGCGTCAGAGCTTCTTTCTGTATGGAACCAAGCGCCTATCGGTATCTATTCGGCAGGTCTAAACCGTAGAGACCTACGATCTAAGATACTATTTATGGGCATCCAAAGTGTATATAATAAAAAGATTAGGCTAGGCGATTTTGATATTTTGATAATAGATGAAGCGCATCTTATCCCAAAAAGCTCAGACACGATGTATGGAAAGTTTATATCTGACTGCCTTGATTCGGTGCCAGATATGAGAATTGCTGGCTTTACCGCTACGCCATACAGACTTGATAGCGGTCTTCTTTACGGCAGAGAAGACTCGATTTTCGAGAAGATTGTTTACGAAGCATTCGTTATAGACCTTATAAATCAAGGATACCTATCGCCTCTGATATCCAAGGCGACGCTATCGCGTATCGACACGAGCGGCGTCCATCGTCGCGGTGGGGAATTTATCCAATCAGAAATTGAAGAGCGGGCGCGCATCCCTGGCGTCATCGAGTCTGCTATTGCTGAAATTATAGAATATGGAAGTGAAAGAAACGGATGGCTATTGTTTTGTTCAGGTAAACAGCACGCAGAAGATATTGTTAAAGAGGTAGTTAGGCATGGAATATCGTGCGACGCAGTGTTTGGCGACACACCAAAAGGATGCAGGCTATCTATATTCAATAAGTTCAAGGCGAAAAGAACAAAATCGTTAGCGTCAGTCAACGTATTGTCAACTGGTGTGAACTTCCCACATGTTGACATGGTGTCGTTGCTAATGGACACATTATCTACAAGCAAATACGTCCAGATCGTTGGCAGGGCATTTAGGCCAGTCTACGCGACTGGATACGATCTATCGACAGTCGCTGGCCGCGTAGCGGCAATCGCATCTGGCCCGAAGCCAAATGCTCTCATTCTCGACTTCGCCGGAAACGTCATGCGCCACGGGCCAGTGGATGCGATCTCCCCGCAGCGCGCCGGTGGCGGATCGTCGAAGAGCAAGGCTGCGACCGAAGAAGACGACACGGTGAAGGCGAAGCAATGCCCGCAGTGTCGCGCCCTCGTCGAGCCGGGGACGCGCATCTGCCTTTGCGGCTTCGAATGGCCAGCGCCGCCGCCGCGCCACGAGGCGCGCGCGGCCGAGAATGTGCCGATCCTGACGACGGAAGCGGCGAAGCCGGCCGAGGTCGAAGTCGAGTCCGTCACCTTCTCCAAGCACGAGAAGATGGGATCGGTCTCAACGATGCGCGTGACATATCACAATGAGATACGCGACTACAGCCAATGGATTTGCTTCGAGCACGACGGCAAGCCAAAGGACATGGCGCGGATGTGGTGGCGCAAGCTCGGTGGGCAAATGCCAGTTCCAACTACGGTCGATGATGCGGTAGCGCGCGCGCCTGACGAGCTTTCGCGCATATCGTCGATCATCGTCCGCCAAACCGGACGCTACCAGGAAGTCGTTTTGGTTAAGACGACGCCTGGGCAGAATGTCGTCAGGCAGAACGCCTATCAATTCACATCAAAAAGCATGGTGCTCGATGATGACATCCCATTCTGA